The window gcgaccaatattctaaaaatcggtctagaaGACGCCGCCTTAGTCGACAAATCAGATATAAACCAAAAGATTTTATTGAACAACTTTTAAAAATCGGtgtaagatttaaaaaaaataaaaaatgagtgtaagcgcaaaaaaaaaatcaataatcaCATACAATGAGTCTAATTTCTTAAATACAATTTCAGTATTTCTTAAACATTGTTGGTGACATACTGACCAATCAAACAAAAAGAGTAGCCGCACGGCTAACATGTGATCAGCTAATAGTTCACCCTAGTCATTAGGTTCATAAAATCAGACAATGAGTTTAGGTTCGGTCCAAAGTTATAACACATGATTGATAAAGGTAGCGACTTTACTAACAACCTATTCACACAATTAAACAGCTAAAGGAATCAATAAGAAAGCAATTAAACGAACGGATCTTAAGCAAATTAAACTGACCAGGAGCTCTAGGTCGTTCCAAGACAATCTCTTCCGTAGAAACCATGGTGAGATTGCTTCCGGCGTCCTCGTTCGCTGCGTCACCGAACTTAGGCCAGCTCCTCCGCTCCATCGCGCGTTTGTTGAGCCTCGCGGAAGCTAGCTTACGGACGCGCGACTTGGTGGTGATCTTGACCTTCTTGCCTTCGTCGTTGAACTTGTACTCGATTACGGTTTTCAATCCGTTGGCGTCTGGGCCGATCACTTGCTTTGGAGGGAGGAGGAAATCGAGATCGTCGTCTTCGTCCATCTCTCCCCATTTGAACTTGCTCGTTTTCTGCTGCGCATCGatcgtcatcttcttcttcttcgttttgaTTCAGATGCGCCGCCTAATGCTCTTTCGATGTATTCTGAAGGAGAAGCTGTTAGGGTTTTCGTATCTTATCTGTGTGCTACTTCAGGTAACCGTCTATGACTGAAACGCAGCGTTTTGAGTTTAAATAAGATAATATGGGAAAGTAGCATGAGGTCACGTGTTCGAACACAGTCTCAGCATATTTTGGGCTTTTGcttataaaagttttttaaGTTCTGTTTTGCTGTCAACTTTCTCCACAAGCAAATACCACACATGTTGAAAACCGAAACTCTGCGGAGAAGTAGCAAACGAAGGTATTGAAAAGCTGAATCACTAACACAATGTAAAAGAGTGTGAACCATGGATACATAGACTTGGTGTTCAGCAGCAGTAGCATTACAATGAACCTTAAAGAGCACACAACACTATATCGATTTATCAACCAACCCTGTGATTCTACTCAACTAAACCAGACAAAGTGGCTTTTACAATTACTAGCTAACTACAAGATGAGAATAACTTGATTGTTTTCCACGCACATGAAGGAATGGCTTGGAATTTATGCGTAACTTGAAACTTTCGTTTGGCTTCAAGCTTGAAAGCTTATTGTTGGCTTTAAAGTTCACTGTAGTTACGCCACACAGCCCTGAACTCTTCACGGAATGTGTTCAAGCGTGCCTTGAGGTTCGGAGTTCTCAGGCTTGCATGAAGCATGATCACTATGGAGATTGGacagaaataaaataatcaattttagAGGTTTCAAACCGGACCAAAAACAGGGAAAAGACAAGAGTTTAACAACTTACAGAGAAGAGCAGTGGCAAGTGCATAAAGGACCCACAACAAACCGCAGGAAGCAAACCACAAGACAAAGCTAGCTACACATAACGAAAAAACCAATACTTTGCATCAGTTGCATATCAAGAGGTAAGAGGAGGGTTTAGAgatatttgagtattttaaAAGTACCGGTTAATCCCAGCAACACGAACACCAAACGTGGTTGGCCACAAACGTAGACCGTCTTTCTAGACGCAGATCGCCCACGAATGACAGGCCTGAAAAAGCGTTCATAagtaataaattaaagaaaaaaaaacttccatggagatgaaaaagaaaataaaagaacaaaCATGTGGGGAGGCCTCATCTTTGCAGCTAAATGCGGCGAGAATTGCCTTATGGTCCGGATAGCCTTTTCATTGAAAGTAGCTGCAAAGCTGCAAAATAGAGCAACAAAAATTACCACAACGCATGAGCATTCAAAGGACATAAACATTCAAAGGACATAAACATTCAAATCTTAGGGTCaagccaaaacaaaacaaaaaaaactaaataactgAAAATAGAGAAGCTTACAACTCTTAAACAAAAGACCCCAACGCCATAATCTATTGGAATGTAATATTATTCACAAAGGGCTAATAACTTAACTATATAGAGAGCAGAGCCCCTTCCTAAACATTCAACTACCAAGAGAACCAACAGCAAATGAATAAAACTATAAACTAaggataaataaaaaatcacctGTCGTTAAGGAAAGCTAAGCTTAAAGCAGTAAGAGCAGCACCAATAATGGCAAGAGGTCGGGTGATAAGTGCAAGACCTGATGAGCTCAAGAGTTGATCATAAATCAGATTTCTCAATCAGAgctaaaaaagaaagaaagttcaAGGCTTTGACATACCCAGAACGAAAATCAACAAGATGAAGTAGTTCGTCCTATAGCTGCAACAAGAAAACCAGATAGAATCAAAATCAACACAAACACGAATACACATATAGAAAGAGATAGagatagagatagagagagagagggaaaggGTGAGATACTAGTAGAGATTGCATTTGAGGCGGCTCATCCATTTAGAGAAAGAGCGAGGGAAGGCGAATCTGGAGAAGAACTCTGCTAAAGAACGAGGACTCGTCGACCACTCAACCTCTCTTAGCGCCTCTACCACATCCCCTGCAGCTACGCTATCCCAATCCATCTCTCTTTTGTCACACAAGATGAATCAATCAATAACAATCTACTCTGAATAAGATTGAAAATAAGGGTttgatgaactttttttttctttcaattgaTTCTCAAATTTCTAGATTGATTCGATTAGAGGATGTTTAGTTTGAAGGTAAAGTGAAAATCAACACGCACACGTCTGCCAACGCGTGCGAAGTAAAATATAGCGTGTAGCAGATCATTACGTGGCACCATTGCATTGGATAAATGGCGAAAAACGCGGCAGAAAAAGAAAATGTCTGAGCCCGGGTTCGAACCGGGGACCTCTAGTGTGTGAGACTAGCGTGATAACCGACTACACCACCCAGACGACTTGTCTATTGCTATCCTTTTAAATCtctaacaaaaaaaacgaaGGATTGAGACTATAGGCCAatgtttgagagagagagaaaagaagagaaaaactcCTTAGTTTTGTTAGCAGAGACAGAGTTATATACATCTGTGGATCCAGTCCACCGTTAGCACTTGACAATTATATATGTCTGCTAGAAAATTACAAATTATAGGATGCA is drawn from Brassica rapa cultivar Chiifu-401-42 chromosome A05, CAAS_Brap_v3.01, whole genome shotgun sequence and contains these coding sequences:
- the LOC103870354 gene encoding PRA1 family protein A3; amino-acid sequence: MDWDSVAAGDVVEALREVEWSTSPRSLAEFFSRFAFPRSFSKWMSRLKCNLYYYRTNYFILLIFVLGLALITRPLAIIGAALTALSLAFLNDSFAATFNEKAIRTIRQFSPHLAAKMRPPHMPVIRGRSASRKTVYVCGQPRLVFVLLGLTASFVLWFASCGLLWVLYALATALLLIMLHASLRTPNLKARLNTFREEFRAVWRNYSEL